In Ammospiza caudacuta isolate bAmmCau1 chromosome 2, bAmmCau1.pri, whole genome shotgun sequence, a genomic segment contains:
- the GJA3 gene encoding gap junction alpha-3 protein, with protein MGDWSFLGRLLENAQEHSTVIGKVWLTVLFIFRILVLGAAAEEVWGDEQSDFTCNTQQPGCENVCYDKAFPISHIRFWVLQIIFVSTPTLIYLGHVLHIVRMEEKRKEKEELKKKGSSKDGNYPVAAAASGSGGGGGSNNVKDQPIVKRGKEKLPIRDERGRIRMGGALLRTYVFNIIFKTLFEVGFIVGQYFLYGFELKPVYQCSRSPCPHTVDCFISRPTEKTIFIIFMLVVASVSLLLNMLEIYHLGWKKLKQGMTSQYILEMPVATMTPVMVTGESKPVSLPPPAPPVVVTTATPAPVLPDTRAVTPLLAPVTMASYYATAAPRPRPPSNATSMASYPAAPQVPEERHRAVTPTPISTPVTIPTPIPTPTPAVINYFNSGSRALTSEQNWVNMAAEQQGKVSSSSAGSSTPSSVRHPLPEQEEPLEQLLPPPAVLPIAAANSGSSTSLSGASGSKWDVEGEVELSGARPVSAACTTVEMHEPPLLVDTRRLSRASKSSSCRARSDDLAV; from the coding sequence ATGGGTGACTGGAGCTTTCTGGGGAGACTGTTAGAGAATGCGCAGGAGCACTCCACGGTTATTGGCAAGGTTTGGCTGACGGTACTGTTTATCTTCAGGATCctggtgctgggggctgctgctgaggaggtcTGGGGAGACGAGCAGTCGGACTTTACATGCAACACTCAGCAACCTGGTTGCGAAAATGTTTGCTATGACAAAGCCTTCCCCATTTCTCACATCCGCTTCTGGGTGCTGCAGATCATTTTTGTCTCCACTCCAACCCTCATCTACCTGGGCCATGTCCTGCACATTGTACGCatggaggagaagaggaaagagaaggaggagcTGAAAAAGAAGGGGAGCAGCAAAGATGGCAACTACccagtagcagcagcagcatctggcaGCGGTGGTGGAGGAGGCAGCAATAACGTCAAAGATCAACCTATTGTCAAAAGGGGGAAGGAGAAGCTCCCAATCCGTGATGAACGTGGTAGAATCCGTATGGGAGGTGCCTTGCTCCGTACTTATGTCTTCAATATCATATTCAAGACACTGTTTGAGGTGGGCTTCATTGTGGGCCAGTACTTCCTATATGGCTTCGAGCTAAAGCCGGTTTACCAGTGCAGCCGCTCTCCTTGTCCGCACACTGTGGACTGCTTCATCTCGAGGCCCACTGAGAAGACAatcttcatcatcttcatgCTGGTGGTGGCCTCAGTCTCCCTGCTGCTGAACATGCTTGAGATATATCACCTGGGGTGGAAGAAGCTTAAGCAGGGCATGACGAGTCAGTACATCCTAGAGATGCCTGTCGCAACAATGACGCCAGTTATGGTAACAGGGGAGTCCAAACCTGTTTCCCTGCCGCCGCCAGCACCACCTGTGGTGGTCACGACTGCCACGCCGGCCCCTGTTCTGCCTGACACCCGTGCTGTCACACCGCTGCTGGCCCCAGTGACCATGGCATCGTACTACGCTACAGCTGCTCCAAGGCCGCGGCCCCCCTCCAACGCGACGTCCATGGCAAGCTACCCCGCTGCTCCACAAGTTCCTGAAGAGAGGCACCGCGCTGTGACTCCCACACCCATCTCCACTCCCGTCACCATCCCGACCCCCATACCCACGCCCACGCCAGCCGTCATCAACTACTTCAACAGCGGCAGCCGTGCCCTGACATCTGAGCAGAACTGGGTCAACatggcagctgagcagcaggggAAGGTTTCCTCCAGCTCAGCAGGTTCCTCTACCCCCAGCAGTGTCCGGCATCCCCTTCCTGAGCAGGAAGAGCCACTGGAGCAGCTACTCCCACCCCCGGCCGTGCTGCCCATCGCCGCAGCCAACAgcggcagcagcaccagcctgagcGGGGCGAGCGGCAGCAAGTGGGATGTGGAGGGCGAGGTGGAGCTGTCGGGGGCACGGCCCGTGTCGGCCGCCTGCACCACGGTGGAGATGCACGAGCCGCCGCTGCTCGTAGACACGCGGCGCCTGAGCAGGGCCAGTAAGTcgagcagctgcagagcccgGTCAGACGATCTGGCCGTGTGA